A region from the Longimicrobium sp. genome encodes:
- the efp gene encoding elongation factor P gives MATTADFRNGMTLSIDGTLFTLLWFQHHKPGKGNTVVRSRLKNVLTGAVLEKTWRAGEKIDEVRLEHRPVTYTYNDGHLYHFMDAQTYEDVPINAEVIGEDQLKYLKEGMECEGLVHNEKVISVELPYFVTLQVVETDPGVRGDTATGGTKPAKLETGAVVQVPLFLNEGDVIRVDRREDKYIERAK, from the coding sequence GTGGCGACTACGGCAGATTTCCGGAACGGCATGACCCTGAGCATCGACGGCACGCTGTTCACCCTTCTCTGGTTCCAGCATCACAAGCCCGGCAAGGGGAACACGGTGGTGCGCTCGCGGCTGAAGAACGTGCTGACCGGCGCGGTGCTCGAGAAGACCTGGCGCGCGGGCGAGAAGATCGACGAGGTGCGGCTGGAGCACCGGCCCGTCACCTACACGTACAACGACGGGCACCTGTACCACTTCATGGACGCCCAGACGTACGAAGACGTGCCGATCAACGCCGAGGTCATCGGCGAGGACCAGCTGAAGTATCTCAAGGAAGGGATGGAGTGCGAGGGGCTGGTCCACAACGAGAAGGTCATCTCCGTGGAACTCCCCTACTTCGTCACCCTCCAGGTCGTCGAGACCGATCCCGGGGTGCGCGGCGACACCGCCACCGGTGGGACAAAGCCCGCCAAGCTGGAGACGGGCGCCGTGGTGCAGGTTCCCCTGTTCCTGAATGAGGGCGACGTGATCCGCGTCGACCGCCGCGAAGACAAGTACATCGAGCGCGCGAAATGA
- the accB gene encoding acetyl-CoA carboxylase biotin carboxyl carrier protein, whose protein sequence is MIDLEFLRGLIGAVDESGIDSLEIARGGTRIRISKTPPPAPVAAAAAPMAAAPAHLHMPPVHEVGIARAGGAAAPSGDQGQAPAPAAAPASNLVEIKSPMVGTFYRAPAPEAPSYVEVGSKVTRGQTLCILEAMKLMNELESDLAGTVREICVDNGEPVEYGQVLFRLEPAA, encoded by the coding sequence ATGATCGACCTCGAATTCCTGCGCGGCCTGATCGGCGCCGTCGACGAGAGCGGGATCGACTCGCTGGAGATCGCCCGCGGAGGCACCCGCATCCGCATCTCCAAGACGCCGCCCCCGGCGCCCGTGGCCGCCGCGGCCGCACCGATGGCGGCCGCGCCCGCGCACCTGCACATGCCGCCGGTGCACGAGGTGGGGATCGCCCGCGCGGGCGGCGCCGCGGCGCCGTCGGGCGACCAGGGGCAGGCGCCGGCGCCCGCCGCCGCTCCGGCCAGCAACCTGGTGGAGATCAAGAGCCCCATGGTGGGCACCTTCTACCGCGCGCCGGCCCCCGAGGCCCCGTCGTACGTGGAGGTGGGAAGCAAGGTCACCCGCGGGCAGACCCTCTGCATCCTCGAGGCGATGAAGCTGATGAACGAGCTGGAGAGCGACCTGGCCGGCACCGTCCGCGAGATCTGCGTGGACAACGGCGAGCCCGTGGAGTACGGGCAGGTGCTCTTCCGCCTGGAGCCCGCCGCCTGA
- a CDS encoding PilT/PilU family type 4a pilus ATPase, whose translation MTISTDESAPKPSTGREFNLREALEELVRRGGSDLHLKVGRPPVVRVNGDLQETGLTVLRPEDIKRCAEQTLSPKQREVFAERKEIDFAIGVQGLGRFRTNIFQQRGTLGMAFRAIPVDVPGLETLELPGVLEEIALLPRGMVLVTGITGSGKSTTLAAMIRRLNEQRAVNIVTIEDPIEFLHRDVKSMISQREVGADTLSFHDALRHVLRQDPDVIMLGEIRDRPSMETVLKAADTGHMVLSTLHTTDAAQTINRIISFFPPHQHAEIRQVLANALKAIVSLRLIPRADKPGRVPAAEVLVNTATISELIRKGDELVTIPDHIAEGRVQYGMQTFDQSLLELYSKGWISYDWAMHYASNPSEFALRVSGVSPGEQEVWQGAPETLK comes from the coding sequence ATGACCATCTCGACCGACGAGTCCGCCCCGAAGCCCTCCACCGGCCGCGAGTTCAACCTCCGCGAGGCGCTGGAGGAGCTGGTGCGCCGCGGGGGAAGCGACCTGCACCTGAAGGTCGGCCGCCCGCCGGTCGTCCGCGTGAACGGCGACCTGCAGGAGACCGGGCTGACCGTCCTCCGCCCCGAGGACATCAAGCGCTGCGCCGAGCAGACCCTGTCGCCCAAGCAGCGCGAGGTGTTCGCCGAGCGGAAGGAGATCGACTTCGCCATCGGCGTGCAGGGGCTGGGGCGCTTCCGCACCAACATCTTCCAGCAGCGCGGCACGCTGGGGATGGCCTTCCGCGCCATCCCCGTCGACGTTCCCGGGCTGGAGACGCTGGAGCTGCCCGGGGTGCTGGAGGAGATCGCCCTCCTTCCCCGCGGGATGGTGCTGGTGACGGGGATCACCGGCTCGGGGAAGTCGACCACCCTGGCGGCGATGATCCGGCGGCTGAACGAGCAGCGCGCGGTGAACATCGTCACCATCGAGGACCCGATCGAGTTCCTCCACCGCGACGTCAAGAGCATGATCAGCCAGCGCGAGGTGGGGGCCGACACCCTCTCCTTCCACGACGCGCTGCGCCACGTGCTGCGGCAGGACCCCGACGTGATCATGCTGGGCGAGATTCGCGACCGGCCGTCGATGGAGACCGTGCTCAAGGCCGCGGACACGGGGCACATGGTGCTGTCCACGCTGCACACGACCGACGCGGCGCAGACCATCAACCGCATCATCTCCTTCTTCCCGCCGCACCAGCACGCCGAGATCCGGCAGGTGCTGGCCAACGCGCTGAAGGCCATCGTCTCCCTGCGGCTGATCCCCCGCGCCGACAAGCCGGGGCGCGTGCCCGCGGCCGAGGTGCTGGTGAACACCGCCACCATCAGCGAGCTGATCCGCAAGGGCGACGAGCTGGTGACCATCCCCGACCACATCGCCGAGGGGCGGGTGCAGTACGGGATGCAGACCTTCGACCAGAGCCTGCTGGAGCTGTACTCGAAGGGATGGATCAGCTACGACTGGGCCATGCACTACGCCTCGAACCCCAGCGAGTTCGCCCTGCGCGTGTCCGGCGTGAGCCCGGGCGAGCAGGAGGTGTGGCAGGGCGCGCCCGAAACCCTCAAGTGA
- the accC gene encoding acetyl-CoA carboxylase biotin carboxylase subunit, translating into MIANRGEIALRVIRACRELGIRTVAVYSEADRESLHVRFADEDVCIGPPPARESYLNIPRIIAAAEVTGADAIHPGYGFLAENAEFSEICAASELTFIGPTPQQIRLMGDKAAARRTMKEVGVPIVPGTDAIGDADEALAEARAIGFPVLIKAAAGGGGKGMRVAQDAGEFERQYSMARNEAAAAFGDDTVYVEKYLARPRHIEFQVLGDSHGRVIHLGERDCSIQRRHQKLIEEAPSPALSEELRERMGDAAVRGAQAIEYVGAGTIEMLLNDDGSFYFMEMNTRIQVEHPVTEMCTGFDLVKEQIRAAAGLPLSIPERAIHLRGHAIECRINAEDPARNFAPSPGTIATFHPPGGPGVRVDTHMYAGYRVPPYYDSLLMKLIVHGSSRDEAIARMRRALAETVIEGVHTTIPFLQAVMDHPAFIAGEVDTKFLERMMSERAAA; encoded by the coding sequence TTGATCGCCAACCGCGGCGAGATCGCCCTGCGGGTCATCCGCGCCTGCCGCGAGCTGGGGATCCGCACCGTGGCCGTCTACAGCGAGGCCGACCGCGAGAGCCTGCACGTGCGCTTCGCCGACGAGGACGTGTGCATCGGCCCGCCCCCGGCGCGCGAGAGCTATCTCAACATCCCCCGCATCATCGCCGCGGCCGAGGTCACCGGCGCCGACGCCATCCACCCCGGCTACGGCTTCCTGGCCGAGAACGCGGAGTTCAGCGAGATCTGCGCGGCCAGCGAGCTCACCTTCATCGGCCCCACCCCGCAGCAGATCCGCCTGATGGGCGACAAGGCGGCGGCGCGGCGCACGATGAAGGAGGTGGGCGTCCCCATCGTTCCCGGCACCGACGCCATCGGCGACGCCGACGAGGCGCTGGCCGAGGCGCGGGCGATCGGCTTTCCCGTGCTCATCAAGGCGGCGGCCGGCGGCGGGGGGAAGGGGATGCGGGTGGCGCAGGACGCTGGCGAGTTCGAGCGGCAGTACTCGATGGCGCGCAACGAGGCCGCCGCCGCCTTCGGCGACGACACCGTGTACGTGGAGAAGTACCTCGCGCGCCCGCGCCACATCGAGTTCCAGGTGCTGGGCGACAGCCACGGCCGCGTGATCCACCTGGGCGAGCGCGACTGCTCCATCCAGCGCCGCCACCAGAAGCTGATCGAGGAGGCGCCGTCTCCCGCGCTCTCGGAAGAATTGCGCGAGCGGATGGGCGACGCGGCGGTGCGCGGGGCGCAGGCCATCGAGTACGTGGGCGCGGGCACCATCGAGATGCTGCTGAACGACGACGGGTCGTTCTACTTCATGGAGATGAACACCCGCATCCAGGTGGAGCATCCCGTCACCGAGATGTGCACGGGGTTCGACCTGGTGAAGGAGCAGATCCGCGCCGCGGCGGGGCTCCCGCTCTCCATCCCCGAGCGGGCCATCCACCTGCGCGGCCACGCCATCGAGTGCCGCATCAACGCCGAGGACCCGGCGCGCAACTTCGCCCCTTCGCCCGGGACGATCGCCACCTTCCACCCCCCCGGCGGGCCCGGCGTGCGGGTGGACACGCACATGTACGCGGGCTACCGCGTCCCGCCGTACTACGACTCGCTGCTGATGAAGCTGATCGTGCACGGGTCCAGCCGCGACGAGGCCATCGCGCGGATGCGGCGGGCGCTGGCCGAGACGGTGATCGAGGGCGTGCACACCACCATCCCCTTCCTCCAGGCGGTGATGGACCACCCGGCGTTCATCGCGGGCGAGGTCGACACCAAGTTCCTGGAGCGGATGATGAGCGAGCGGGCGGCCGCATGA
- a CDS encoding 2-phosphosulfolactate phosphatase, which produces MKLDVLLTPGELMPGDIAERTVVVIDVLRASSTIVQALAAGAKALFPVASIEEALRLANTLGRDEVLLCGERKSLPIEGFDLGNSPGDFTPERVGGKMLVMSTTNGTGAMMAASAASRVLVGSFLNLQAMVDELVRTEAEPVFLCSGRETKFGLEDAVCAGKMAAAVMAAAGGDAEWELNDGALAALALAERYAELEPLFATVAAGKQIAEAGLAEDLAFCAQADLHDAIPVLTDRQIVLAPVAVES; this is translated from the coding sequence ATGAAGCTGGACGTGCTGCTGACCCCCGGCGAGCTGATGCCGGGCGACATCGCCGAGCGCACCGTGGTGGTGATCGACGTGCTGCGCGCCAGCAGCACCATCGTGCAGGCGCTGGCCGCCGGCGCCAAGGCGCTCTTCCCGGTCGCGTCGATCGAGGAGGCGCTTAGGCTCGCCAACACGCTGGGGCGCGACGAGGTGCTGCTGTGCGGCGAGCGCAAGTCGCTTCCCATCGAGGGGTTCGACCTGGGGAACTCGCCGGGCGACTTCACCCCCGAGCGGGTGGGGGGGAAGATGCTGGTGATGAGCACCACCAACGGCACCGGGGCGATGATGGCCGCCTCGGCCGCGTCGCGCGTGCTGGTGGGCTCGTTCCTCAACCTGCAGGCGATGGTGGACGAGCTGGTGCGGACGGAGGCCGAGCCGGTGTTCCTCTGCTCCGGCCGCGAGACCAAGTTCGGGCTGGAGGACGCCGTGTGCGCGGGAAAGATGGCCGCCGCGGTGATGGCGGCCGCGGGCGGGGACGCGGAGTGGGAGCTGAACGACGGCGCGCTGGCCGCCCTCGCGCTGGCCGAGCGCTACGCCGAGCTGGAGCCGCTCTTCGCCACTGTCGCGGCGGGGAAGCAGATCGCCGAGGCGGGGCTGGCGGAGGACCTGGCCTTCTGCGCCCAGGCCGACCTGCACGACGCGATCCCCGTGCTCACCGACCGCCAGATCGTCCTCGCCCCGGTGGCCGTCGAGAGCTGA
- a CDS encoding LytTR family DNA-binding domain-containing protein — MSEPMRVVVADDEPLARRRVLRLLREHDDQVDVVAVCESGSQAVDAIRETRPDLVFLDVQMPEMDGFEVLEHLGGDLPAVIFVTAHDRYALRAFEVHALDYLLKPFDVERFNQALERGRTQVERRAGDAPNRLAALLEQLARDRGADEAASRPRGRYLDWVMVKVRGKVEFLRTADIDWVEAEGNYVRLHAGKKGYLIREKIGMLEERLDPDRFLRVHRSAIVQLDRVAELHPMAAGDGILILRDGSEVKLSRGYRRRLLERVPEYA; from the coding sequence ATGAGCGAGCCGATGCGCGTGGTGGTGGCCGACGACGAGCCCCTGGCCCGGCGCCGCGTCCTGCGGCTCCTGCGCGAGCACGACGACCAGGTGGACGTGGTGGCCGTCTGCGAGAGCGGGAGCCAGGCCGTGGACGCCATCCGCGAGACCCGCCCCGACCTGGTGTTCCTGGACGTGCAGATGCCCGAGATGGACGGCTTCGAGGTGCTCGAGCACCTGGGCGGCGACCTCCCCGCGGTGATCTTCGTCACCGCGCACGACCGCTACGCGCTGCGCGCCTTCGAGGTGCACGCGCTCGACTACCTGCTCAAGCCGTTCGACGTGGAGCGCTTCAACCAGGCGCTCGAGCGCGGCCGCACCCAGGTCGAGCGCCGCGCCGGCGACGCACCCAACCGCCTGGCCGCGCTCCTGGAGCAGCTGGCCCGCGACCGCGGCGCCGACGAGGCCGCCTCGCGCCCGCGCGGCCGCTACCTCGACTGGGTGATGGTGAAGGTGCGCGGCAAGGTGGAGTTCCTGCGCACCGCCGACATCGACTGGGTGGAGGCCGAGGGGAACTACGTGCGCCTGCACGCCGGCAAGAAGGGCTACCTGATCCGCGAGAAGATCGGGATGCTGGAGGAGCGGCTGGACCCCGACCGCTTCCTGCGCGTGCACCGCTCGGCCATCGTGCAGCTCGACCGCGTGGCCGAGCTGCACCCCATGGCCGCCGGCGACGGCATCCTCATCCTCCGCGACGGCAGCGAGGTCAAGCTCTCGCGCGGCTACCGGCGGCGGCTGCTGGAGCGGGTGCCGGAGTACGCGTGA
- a CDS encoding histidine kinase, with protein sequence MPDATPSPADAPRRWPRARSLFLFWTVVGLFFGARPYINHFFFGIPKVTSPRSFVGNLADAYYWALLCLPIFWLGLRFRFTRRKWPLSVAVHVPAALAVGLSSVVFNWKLGGVLWPENPAPFFEYFRSFYFDIQWYVAIVGAAYAFDYYRRFRDREVHAARMDERLAEARLEALKMQIQPHFLFNTLHTISELVHEDPDAAERMIARLGDLLRLTVDNAQTHEVTLAQEMEFLEAYLEIQRTRFHDRLEVMVNVEPETRDAMVPNLVLQPLVENAIRHGTASLGGTGVILVKTVRENGRLRMEVHDNGRGPQTDARPRQRQGVGVRNTRARLEQMYGPEARLELTHCPIGGTVAAVEIPFRRAAVPAPQRAAHPVEVAA encoded by the coding sequence ATGCCCGACGCCACGCCGTCTCCCGCCGACGCCCCGCGACGCTGGCCGCGCGCGCGCTCGCTCTTCCTGTTCTGGACCGTGGTCGGGCTGTTCTTCGGCGCGCGGCCGTACATCAACCATTTCTTCTTCGGCATCCCCAAGGTCACCAGCCCGCGCTCGTTCGTGGGGAACCTGGCCGACGCCTACTACTGGGCGCTCCTGTGCCTCCCGATCTTCTGGCTCGGGCTGCGCTTCCGCTTCACGCGCCGCAAGTGGCCGCTGTCGGTGGCCGTGCACGTTCCCGCGGCGCTGGCGGTGGGGCTGTCGTCGGTGGTGTTCAACTGGAAGCTGGGCGGCGTGCTGTGGCCCGAGAACCCGGCGCCCTTCTTCGAGTACTTCCGCTCCTTCTACTTCGACATCCAGTGGTACGTGGCCATCGTGGGCGCCGCGTACGCCTTCGACTACTACCGCCGCTTCCGCGACCGCGAGGTGCACGCCGCGCGCATGGACGAGCGCCTGGCCGAGGCGCGGCTGGAAGCGCTGAAGATGCAGATCCAGCCGCACTTCCTGTTCAACACCCTGCACACCATCAGCGAGCTGGTGCACGAGGACCCCGACGCCGCCGAGCGCATGATCGCGCGCCTGGGCGACCTGCTGCGCCTGACCGTCGACAACGCGCAGACGCACGAGGTCACGCTGGCGCAGGAGATGGAGTTCCTGGAGGCGTACCTGGAGATCCAGCGCACCCGCTTCCACGACCGGCTGGAGGTGATGGTGAACGTGGAGCCGGAGACGCGGGATGCGATGGTGCCCAACCTGGTGCTGCAGCCGCTGGTGGAGAACGCCATCCGCCACGGCACCGCGTCGCTGGGCGGCACCGGCGTGATCCTGGTGAAGACTGTGCGCGAGAACGGCCGGCTGCGCATGGAGGTGCACGACAACGGCCGCGGCCCGCAGACGGACGCGCGTCCGCGCCAGCGCCAGGGCGTGGGCGTGCGCAACACCCGCGCGCGGCTGGAGCAGATGTACGGGCCCGAGGCCCGGCTGGAGCTGACGCACTGCCCCATCGGCGGCACCGTGGCCGCCGTCGAGATCCCCTTCCGCCGCGCGGCCGTCCCGGCGCCCCAGCGCGCGGCGCATCCCGTGGAGGTTGCCGCATGA
- a CDS encoding type II toxin-antitoxin system prevent-host-death family antitoxin, which produces MDSSIEQEEMITLADLRRSARELLVRAESGDVIVVHRGTEPVGILLGYDRYRRMIDFEERPENFELLLRALDRVADVAAARDELISLGDVMAEFGLVRQEAEKG; this is translated from the coding sequence ATGGATTCTTCGATCGAGCAAGAAGAGATGATCACCTTGGCCGACCTGCGCCGTTCAGCCCGGGAGCTGTTGGTGCGAGCGGAGTCGGGTGATGTCATCGTAGTGCACCGCGGCACCGAGCCTGTGGGAATCCTGCTCGGATACGATCGCTACCGAAGGATGATCGACTTTGAAGAGAGGCCGGAGAATTTCGAGCTGCTGCTTCGCGCGCTGGATCGCGTTGCCGACGTAGCTGCCGCGCGCGACGAGTTGATCTCCCTGGGCGATGTGATGGCGGAGTTCGGCCTCGTCCGGCAGGAGGCGGAGAAGGGATAA
- a CDS encoding DUF4331 family protein, protein MRIPRMRRARAAAAVLAALGCAGVLAVRDGFGSDHQDTPEVELSPRLDINDVYAFPGSDESRIALVVTTQSPITPAATGAARFDPNALYQIKIDNTGDAVEDLVLQLQFDDLTGGGQRVALFGPIAPATTGKFNRVAKATPDVVGNINTVLAGGPNGAIQLFAGPRDDPFYIDLDQFFRIVPDRRPSRGPLSLIGPAPEASAFRPKCTNGTPNAGQSQFDPAHGCAADFVRTFNAMAIVVELPEAMIKGAGNNVGIWATVSR, encoded by the coding sequence ATGAGGATTCCACGGATGCGGCGGGCGCGGGCCGCGGCGGCGGTGCTGGCGGCGCTGGGGTGCGCCGGCGTGCTGGCCGTGCGCGACGGCTTCGGCTCGGACCACCAGGACACGCCCGAGGTCGAGCTCTCGCCGCGGCTGGACATCAACGACGTGTACGCCTTCCCCGGAAGCGACGAGAGCCGCATCGCCCTCGTCGTCACCACCCAGTCGCCCATCACCCCGGCGGCCACGGGCGCGGCGCGCTTCGATCCCAACGCGCTGTACCAGATTAAGATCGACAACACCGGCGACGCGGTGGAGGATCTCGTCCTCCAGCTCCAGTTCGACGACCTGACCGGCGGAGGCCAGCGCGTGGCCCTCTTCGGCCCCATCGCGCCGGCGACGACGGGGAAGTTCAACCGCGTCGCCAAGGCCACGCCGGACGTGGTGGGGAACATCAACACCGTGCTCGCCGGCGGCCCCAACGGCGCGATCCAGCTCTTCGCCGGACCGCGCGACGATCCCTTCTACATCGACCTTGACCAGTTCTTCCGCATCGTCCCCGACCGGCGCCCGTCACGCGGCCCGCTGTCGCTGATCGGCCCCGCGCCCGAGGCGAGCGCCTTCCGCCCGAAGTGCACCAACGGCACGCCGAACGCCGGCCAGTCGCAGTTCGACCCGGCGCACGGGTGCGCGGCCGACTTCGTCCGCACCTTCAACGCGATGGCCATCGTGGTGGAGCTTCCCGAGGCCATGATCAAGGGCGCGGGGAACAACGTGGGGATCTGGGCCACGGTCAGCCGCTGA
- a CDS encoding DUF4331 family protein — translation MRMIHAALPALAAAALLGAGCRDTRTVVEVQTDTVTVHDTVRIGNTTVTFDQMERLANPLVSEVFVDKREHGHFNASQPSEDVAQFRDDVARFITTVAGRDGAYANAVAAALTPDMLLVRLDKTGGGPFGANVGWLTYVLDPANGYGGRKLQGDDAVDKGLAVIFGSALGNNANVSPGLVTDNVDANDRTHSATFPYLAAPN, via the coding sequence ATGAGGATGATCCATGCGGCCCTGCCGGCGCTCGCCGCGGCCGCGCTGCTGGGGGCCGGATGCCGCGACACCCGCACGGTGGTGGAGGTGCAGACCGACACCGTGACCGTGCACGACACCGTCCGCATCGGCAACACCACGGTGACCTTCGACCAGATGGAGCGGCTGGCCAACCCGCTGGTGAGCGAGGTGTTCGTGGACAAGCGCGAGCACGGCCACTTCAACGCCAGCCAGCCGAGCGAGGACGTGGCCCAGTTCCGCGACGACGTCGCCCGTTTCATCACCACGGTGGCCGGGCGCGATGGGGCGTACGCCAACGCCGTCGCCGCCGCGCTCACCCCCGACATGCTGCTGGTGCGGCTCGACAAGACCGGCGGCGGCCCCTTCGGCGCCAACGTGGGGTGGCTGACCTACGTCCTCGATCCCGCCAACGGCTACGGCGGCCGCAAGCTCCAGGGCGACGACGCGGTGGACAAGGGGCTGGCGGTGATCTTCGGCAGCGCGCTGGGGAACAACGCCAACGTCAGCCCCGGGCTGGTGACGGACAACGTGGACGCGAACGATCGCACGCACAGCGCCACGTTCCCGTACCTCGCCGCGCCGAACTGA
- a CDS encoding tetratricopeptide repeat protein, protein MKMRRRAFTIVAAMLIAGAVAASARAAVAHADEARARRSADAIRAAAAIRADEAARRDAEVRFFEARVAEDPFAAADRARLAGLYLQRARETGDYADYPRAEAAARASLDARGERNAAARVALANALMAQHRFPEARREAERLVAAEPDRASYRGLLGELQMELGDYDAARATFGSLLSERGNLGVAPRLARWLEMIGRTNDARTILYQAGQDAAARGDLPPEQVAWFHLRAGDLELRNGRLDAAEDAFRAGLAVHPEDYRLLGEMAKLAAARGDNAAALALGERAVAQVLDPATLAVMSDAALAAGDRAKSEEYARVMEVSVRRQASALHRGWALFLLDGGRQIDAVAAQAEADLRVRRDVYGWDLLAWARHRQHRDGEALAAMAQALRLGTRDATLLFHAGTIEHALGHEAAAERYLRDALEINPHFHPLRAREARAVLDSIRG, encoded by the coding sequence ATGAAGATGCGCAGACGCGCGTTTACAATCGTCGCGGCGATGCTGATCGCCGGCGCGGTGGCCGCATCCGCGCGCGCCGCCGTCGCCCACGCGGACGAGGCGCGGGCGCGGCGCTCGGCCGATGCGATTCGCGCGGCCGCCGCCATCCGCGCGGACGAGGCGGCGCGGCGGGACGCGGAGGTGCGCTTCTTCGAGGCGCGCGTGGCCGAGGACCCCTTCGCCGCGGCGGACCGCGCGCGGCTGGCCGGCCTCTACCTGCAGCGCGCGCGGGAGACGGGCGACTACGCCGACTACCCGCGCGCGGAAGCTGCGGCGCGCGCGTCGCTCGATGCGCGCGGCGAGCGCAACGCCGCTGCCCGCGTGGCGCTGGCGAACGCGCTGATGGCGCAGCACCGCTTCCCGGAGGCGCGGCGCGAGGCGGAGAGGCTGGTCGCCGCGGAGCCGGACCGCGCGTCGTACCGCGGCCTGCTGGGCGAGCTGCAGATGGAGCTGGGGGATTACGATGCGGCCCGCGCGACGTTCGGCTCGCTCCTCTCCGAGCGCGGCAACCTGGGCGTGGCGCCGCGGCTGGCGCGCTGGCTCGAGATGATTGGCCGAACCAACGATGCACGCACGATCCTCTACCAGGCCGGGCAAGACGCGGCCGCGCGCGGCGACCTGCCGCCCGAGCAGGTGGCGTGGTTCCATCTCCGCGCCGGAGACCTGGAACTGCGTAACGGGCGGCTGGACGCGGCGGAGGACGCTTTCCGCGCCGGCCTCGCGGTCCATCCCGAGGACTACCGCCTGCTGGGCGAGATGGCGAAGCTGGCCGCCGCGCGCGGAGACAACGCCGCGGCGCTGGCGCTGGGCGAGCGCGCAGTCGCGCAGGTGCTGGATCCCGCGACGCTGGCGGTGATGAGCGACGCCGCCCTGGCCGCCGGCGACCGCGCGAAGTCGGAGGAGTACGCGCGGGTGATGGAAGTCTCCGTCCGCCGCCAGGCCAGCGCGCTGCACCGCGGCTGGGCGCTCTTCCTCCTCGACGGCGGCCGGCAGATCGACGCGGTCGCGGCGCAGGCCGAGGCCGACCTCCGCGTCCGCCGCGATGTGTACGGGTGGGACCTGCTGGCCTGGGCGCGTCACAGGCAGCACCGCGACGGCGAGGCGCTCGCCGCGATGGCGCAGGCGCTCCGTCTCGGCACGCGCGACGCCACGCTTCTCTTCCACGCGGGGACGATCGAGCACGCGCTCGGCCACGAGGCGGCGGCGGAGCGGTATCTCCGCGACGCGCTGGAGATTAATCCGCACTTCCATCCGCTGCGGGCGCGCGAGGCCCGCGCGGTGCTCGACTCCATCCGCGGCTGA
- a CDS encoding HupE/UreJ family protein, with product MSELLTYLQVGFWHIVNPEALDHILFLLVLAAIYRFRDWRDALWVVSAFTVGHSVTLALAVTGAVRLPTDVIEFLIPVTIVLTCGENLAVTDRTRAPWGGRYRPVFAAAFGLVHGAGFANYLRDLFVDRVAVPLLGFNLGIEAGQIVVLLAAGAAFALVDRGLRAAPLRRISAAPLRARVVMVSSTVAVVAAVWAAQRSPW from the coding sequence ATGTCCGAGCTGCTGACCTATCTACAGGTGGGGTTCTGGCACATCGTGAACCCCGAGGCGCTGGATCACATCCTCTTCCTGCTCGTGCTCGCCGCCATCTACCGCTTCCGCGACTGGCGCGACGCGCTGTGGGTGGTCTCCGCGTTCACCGTCGGGCATTCGGTGACGCTGGCGCTCGCCGTCACCGGCGCGGTGCGGCTGCCGACGGACGTCATCGAGTTCCTCATCCCCGTCACCATCGTGCTGACGTGCGGCGAGAACCTGGCGGTGACGGACCGCACGCGCGCGCCGTGGGGCGGGCGCTACCGGCCGGTGTTCGCGGCGGCGTTCGGGCTGGTGCACGGTGCCGGCTTCGCCAACTACCTGCGCGACCTGTTCGTGGACCGCGTGGCCGTGCCGCTGCTCGGCTTCAACCTGGGGATCGAGGCGGGGCAGATCGTGGTGCTGCTGGCCGCGGGCGCCGCGTTCGCGCTGGTAGACCGCGGCCTGCGCGCGGCGCCGCTCCGCCGCATCTCAGCCGCGCCGCTGCGTGCGCGGGTGGTGATGGTGTCGTCCACCGTCGCCGTCGTGGCCGCGGTGTGGGCGGCGCAGCGCAGTCCTTGGTGA